Proteins encoded together in one Leptospira semungkisensis window:
- a CDS encoding acyl-CoA dehydrogenase family protein, translated as MNSAFQFDLPEELQQLRDLVRDVVRKEVVPNRMHYDENNEYPKAILQKFKEAGLYQALFDEEHGGLGYGMMGGIVLAEEISWGCLGVNTAFTSTKLGALPIDVGGTKEQKDKWLPLLATGEKTAAFGLSEPGAGSDVPAMATVAAKKGDRYVLNGTKQWISSAGQADIYTVFAMTDKDRGPRGISCFIIEKGTKGFSFGKKEDKLGIRCSETRQLIMEDCEVPAENLIGGKENMGFLHAFKTLILSRPAVAAGAVGLMQGAFDAAIEYAREREQFGVTISSFQAIQHMLADMAIKIEGSRLLTYKAGVYAESFHKDAAKFSAMAKCYASDSSVQVASDAVQIFGGYGYTKEYPVEKFYRDAKILQIYEGTSQIQRNEIAAGLIKDAASKVKKS; from the coding sequence TTGAACTCAGCATTTCAATTTGATCTACCGGAAGAATTACAACAGCTTAGAGACTTGGTGAGGGACGTGGTCCGAAAAGAAGTGGTCCCGAATCGTATGCATTACGATGAAAACAACGAATATCCTAAGGCTATTTTACAAAAATTTAAAGAAGCTGGTCTTTACCAAGCCTTGTTCGACGAGGAGCATGGCGGTTTAGGTTATGGAATGATGGGAGGGATCGTTCTCGCAGAAGAGATCTCTTGGGGATGCTTGGGTGTGAACACAGCGTTTACTTCTACAAAGCTTGGAGCTCTTCCGATCGATGTAGGAGGGACCAAGGAACAGAAAGACAAATGGCTTCCTCTTCTTGCCACAGGAGAGAAGACAGCAGCATTCGGATTGTCAGAGCCGGGGGCCGGTTCAGATGTTCCTGCTATGGCAACCGTTGCGGCAAAGAAGGGAGATCGTTACGTTCTGAACGGGACCAAGCAGTGGATCAGTAGTGCGGGCCAAGCGGATATCTACACAGTATTCGCGATGACTGACAAGGATAGGGGCCCTAGAGGGATCTCTTGCTTTATTATCGAAAAAGGGACCAAGGGATTCTCTTTCGGAAAGAAAGAAGATAAACTTGGAATTCGTTGCTCCGAAACAAGACAGCTCATCATGGAAGATTGTGAAGTGCCGGCAGAGAATTTGATCGGAGGAAAGGAGAATATGGGTTTTCTTCATGCTTTCAAGACTCTTATTCTTTCTCGTCCTGCGGTTGCTGCAGGAGCAGTCGGGCTTATGCAAGGAGCGTTTGACGCTGCGATCGAATATGCAAGAGAGAGAGAACAATTCGGTGTTACGATTTCTTCCTTCCAAGCGATCCAACACATGCTTGCTGATATGGCGATCAAAATAGAAGGTTCTAGACTTCTCACCTACAAAGCGGGAGTATATGCAGAGTCCTTTCACAAGGATGCTGCAAAGTTCTCCGCAATGGCAAAATGCTATGCATCGGATTCGTCCGTTCAAGTAGCCTCGGATGCAGTGCAAATTTTCGGCGGATATGGTTATACAAAGGAATATCCGGTCGAAAAATTTTATAGAGATGCTAAGATTTTACAGATCTATGAAGGAACGAGCCAGATTCAAAGAAACGAGATTGCAGCGGGGCTTATCAAGGACGCTGCTTCGAAAGTTAAGAAATCTTAA
- the asd gene encoding archaetidylserine decarboxylase (Phosphatidylserine decarboxylase is synthesized as a single chain precursor. Generation of the pyruvoyl active site from a Ser is coupled to cleavage of a Gly-Ser bond between the larger (beta) and smaller (alpha chains). It is an integral membrane protein.) yields the protein MLTTKLFPFLDLDLLKPYFYFLLFIGLYLTFRLKFPQVRFLFLAIKIFSGNMDYKGSRGRLVHSQAFYAGTASSLLPGAVLGSALALVLAGPGVLLWIWLSSFLIMPLRFVSSTLAIRFRIKLESGRYLSGPMYFIEKALRARWLAIAFSLACLLTVLSMGGSIPILGATFLAHNGLDIQGMTVPVLVSIVVVFVVLGGIRRIGKVASYLAPIGLILFFLSYVLLFRDHLTNFYSFLEVVFKEAGQPLSLLFGGGFSLARIFSTGTGMFFLSTETGIGKSAGVAGVVRTDSAAKQGIVSMLATFFEGFVISTLVIYALFSFGVKDLETVRNFLRILIQGPTDPARLGFIASFLVFAIVGIGGWFYTGEQNARYIFGEKFANAYRILFIASLLGSAYAYVKYGEEVLLQIFGVGYSLALITAVPVLISLVLLVKVAQAELRKFLEGGAHYEIFKDFYLLLLSILPKNLVSLLFGILASLRLPRFIMIPILKAFAKAYKINVNEAALEIQEYNSLNQFFTRALKAGARIIDSGENAAVSPVDAKITGYGDINDQVILQAKGVDYNLKELLGGEKYLSKFQNGKYITFYLSPQDYHRIHSPAYGRILGYYYEPGKLFPVNELAVFGIRGLFPKNERLITFLQTEYGLVAVIKVGASNVGRIRVTYDKKIITNTLIRTTKEEDYKDVSIMIEKGAELGRFEMGSTVILILERDTFDFADLHLNEKITYGTPIGTFRKQILKLPR from the coding sequence ATGCTAACTACTAAACTTTTTCCGTTCTTGGATCTGGATCTTCTTAAACCCTATTTCTATTTCCTACTCTTCATTGGGTTGTACCTCACATTTCGTTTAAAGTTCCCTCAAGTAAGGTTTTTATTTTTAGCAATAAAGATTTTTTCGGGAAACATGGACTACAAGGGTTCCCGAGGACGTTTAGTACATTCTCAAGCCTTCTATGCAGGGACAGCTTCCTCCTTATTGCCTGGTGCGGTGCTTGGTTCCGCATTGGCCTTGGTCCTTGCCGGACCCGGAGTGCTTCTTTGGATATGGCTTTCCAGTTTTCTAATCATGCCTCTTCGCTTCGTTTCTTCTACTCTTGCCATTCGTTTTAGGATCAAGTTGGAGAGCGGACGTTATCTTTCCGGACCTATGTATTTCATTGAGAAGGCGTTGAGAGCAAGATGGTTGGCTATCGCTTTCTCATTGGCATGTCTTCTTACTGTTCTTTCTATGGGCGGATCTATTCCAATCCTCGGGGCAACTTTCCTGGCTCATAACGGCTTGGACATCCAAGGCATGACTGTGCCTGTCCTAGTTTCTATCGTTGTTGTCTTTGTGGTCTTAGGCGGGATCAGAAGGATAGGAAAGGTCGCTTCTTATTTGGCTCCTATCGGGTTAATTCTGTTTTTCTTAAGTTACGTACTTCTCTTCAGAGATCATCTTACGAATTTCTATTCTTTCTTAGAGGTAGTTTTCAAGGAAGCAGGGCAGCCTCTTTCTCTTTTGTTCGGAGGAGGATTTTCTTTAGCTAGAATATTCAGCACAGGAACAGGGATGTTCTTTCTTTCTACAGAAACCGGGATCGGAAAAAGCGCGGGAGTAGCAGGAGTAGTCCGTACGGATTCGGCTGCAAAGCAAGGGATCGTGAGTATGCTTGCAACCTTCTTCGAAGGATTTGTGATCTCTACCTTAGTGATCTATGCGTTATTCTCCTTTGGTGTGAAGGACTTGGAGACTGTTCGTAATTTTTTAAGAATTCTGATCCAAGGTCCTACAGATCCGGCTAGACTTGGCTTTATCGCCTCGTTCTTAGTCTTCGCAATTGTGGGGATTGGCGGTTGGTTTTATACAGGCGAACAAAACGCGAGATACATTTTCGGAGAAAAGTTTGCGAACGCGTATAGAATTCTATTCATCGCTTCCTTACTAGGATCTGCATACGCTTATGTAAAATATGGAGAAGAAGTATTACTTCAGATCTTCGGAGTGGGCTATAGCCTGGCCTTGATCACTGCGGTTCCTGTGTTGATTAGCTTGGTCCTATTGGTAAAAGTGGCCCAAGCAGAATTGCGCAAGTTCTTAGAAGGTGGAGCGCATTACGAAATCTTTAAGGACTTCTATCTTCTTCTTCTTTCGATCCTGCCAAAGAACCTGGTTTCTTTGCTTTTCGGGATCCTGGCTTCTTTACGTCTTCCCCGCTTTATCATGATCCCGATCTTGAAGGCTTTCGCAAAGGCATACAAGATCAATGTGAATGAAGCAGCCTTAGAGATCCAGGAATACAATTCTTTGAATCAATTCTTCACAAGAGCATTGAAGGCGGGAGCTCGAATCATAGACTCCGGAGAGAATGCTGCCGTATCTCCTGTAGATGCGAAGATTACCGGTTATGGAGATATTAACGATCAAGTAATCTTGCAGGCAAAAGGCGTGGATTATAATCTGAAGGAACTTTTGGGTGGGGAAAAATATCTCTCCAAATTCCAAAACGGAAAGTACATCACTTTCTATCTTTCTCCTCAGGATTATCATAGGATTCATTCTCCTGCTTATGGAAGAATATTAGGATATTATTATGAACCTGGAAAATTGTTCCCCGTGAACGAACTTGCTGTGTTCGGGATCAGAGGACTATTTCCTAAGAACGAAAGGTTGATCACATTCCTTCAGACCGAATATGGCCTCGTAGCCGTAATTAAAGTCGGAGCTTCAAATGTGGGAAGGATCAGGGTCACTTACGACAAAAAGATCATCACCAACACTTTGATCCGAACGACTAAGGAAGAAGATTATAAGGATGTTTCCATCATGATCGAGAAGGGAGCCGAACTCGGAAGATTCGAAATGGGCTCCACTGTGATCTTGATCTTGGAAAGAGATACATTCGATTTTGCTGATCTGCACTTGAATGAAAAGATCACGTACGGAACTCCTATTGGAACCTTCCGCAAGCAGATCCTGAAGCTGCCTAGATAA
- a CDS encoding 7TM diverse intracellular signaling domain-containing protein, whose protein sequence is MKKIFYRSQDSLLRVFFRLAVLALLFLHNFPIFSFDPSSLEEEGTSMVPFAEVWVDEKGGTSYAEMRKQKFYPLTSSSLGYSPKVHWFRIPVENLSSEIVDWILEIHYSQLDQAELFLASHGDKVLFRGGDRIPFGERPIQYRFPSFPLELKSGEKDTVYLKIETKSSVNFTVFAYRSEDFFSKISNEQILLGIYFGSLMVMALYNLFLFLSTRERTYLSFFLYVSSGILVQWALNGYAFQFFWPNSVSWASHIVTSLSFLVAGTTADFVRTYFDAGRNYSGSDRVLKVISSLSYILTIIGYFIPFGLTLAVYIFFSTITFGAILYLGFQGFARNLRPALFFLGAWIALVLGALLFVLRFSGWISHNVTIAYWGVEIGTSLHILLLALALADRVNDLSKDLSSKVEDLNEAKHAIEQSELRFRNLFEGAEELLLTLDQDGKIKDANRTLSRLTGYRPKEVEEKNFLDLIYSFEGQEDSIVLLLAEEKLQEHLKTRKTVEFHSEFKQKYVMEPKPVKIRLQSFESESGRMVLGKVSEISEDILSRFLVSESMHFTVNNYLRNADILSRQLTSNLSQFTGSEVITAIRTCVREVLINAIEHGNLGISFDEKTESMKTGNYMEFIQKRQREAFYGARSMTVAYSLNAKRIGFEIEDQGDGFDFKKVLNLDGDKLNEESYTHGRGIMMTRKVFDVVKFNDKGNKVLLIKYLQKPLKYKREPNFLDID, encoded by the coding sequence GTGAAAAAGATTTTTTACAGATCCCAGGATTCTCTTCTTCGAGTCTTTTTCCGACTCGCAGTCCTAGCTCTTTTATTCCTTCATAATTTTCCGATCTTTTCCTTCGATCCGAGTTCTCTTGAGGAGGAAGGGACTTCTATGGTCCCATTTGCAGAGGTCTGGGTGGACGAAAAAGGTGGGACTTCCTACGCAGAAATGAGGAAGCAGAAATTTTATCCTCTCACTAGTTCTTCTCTCGGATATTCCCCCAAAGTGCATTGGTTTAGAATACCTGTCGAAAATCTTTCCTCGGAAATTGTGGATTGGATCTTGGAGATCCATTATAGCCAGTTGGACCAGGCCGAACTATTTTTAGCGTCTCATGGAGATAAGGTACTATTTCGGGGAGGGGACCGGATCCCGTTCGGGGAAAGACCGATCCAATATAGGTTTCCTAGTTTTCCTTTGGAACTGAAATCAGGAGAAAAGGACACAGTCTATCTGAAAATAGAGACCAAGAGTTCCGTAAACTTTACGGTTTTCGCATATAGGTCCGAGGATTTTTTCTCTAAGATCAGCAACGAGCAGATCCTTCTTGGGATCTATTTTGGCTCTCTGATGGTAATGGCTCTCTACAATCTATTTCTATTTCTTTCCACGAGAGAAAGGACCTATCTATCATTCTTTCTTTATGTGAGCTCGGGCATTTTAGTGCAATGGGCGTTGAACGGTTACGCATTTCAGTTCTTCTGGCCGAATTCTGTGAGTTGGGCGAGTCATATAGTGACCTCTTTAAGTTTCCTTGTGGCGGGGACCACTGCGGATTTTGTTCGAACCTATTTCGACGCAGGTAGGAATTATTCCGGATCGGATCGGGTATTAAAAGTAATATCAAGTTTATCTTATATACTTACGATCATTGGATATTTTATTCCGTTCGGTCTCACCTTGGCCGTTTATATTTTCTTCTCTACGATTACATTCGGTGCGATTTTGTATTTAGGATTCCAAGGTTTTGCTCGCAATCTTCGTCCGGCATTATTCTTTCTAGGAGCTTGGATTGCTCTAGTATTAGGCGCTCTTCTGTTTGTTTTACGGTTCTCCGGTTGGATTTCTCATAATGTGACGATCGCTTACTGGGGAGTGGAAATAGGAACTTCTTTGCATATTCTTCTTTTGGCACTTGCACTTGCCGATCGAGTCAATGATCTATCAAAGGATCTTTCTTCTAAGGTAGAAGATCTGAATGAGGCAAAGCATGCAATCGAGCAGTCCGAGTTGAGGTTTAGGAATTTGTTCGAAGGCGCAGAGGAACTTCTTCTTACATTGGACCAAGATGGAAAGATCAAGGATGCGAACCGCACTCTTTCCCGTCTCACAGGCTATCGTCCTAAAGAAGTAGAGGAGAAGAATTTTCTAGATCTAATCTATTCTTTCGAAGGTCAAGAGGATTCGATCGTTCTTCTTCTTGCAGAAGAAAAACTCCAAGAACATTTAAAGACGAGAAAGACCGTAGAGTTTCATTCAGAATTCAAACAGAAATATGTAATGGAACCAAAGCCTGTAAAGATTCGTCTTCAATCTTTCGAAAGCGAGTCGGGTAGAATGGTGCTCGGCAAGGTCTCCGAGATCTCGGAGGATATTCTGTCTCGCTTTCTGGTTTCAGAAAGTATGCATTTTACTGTGAACAATTATCTTAGGAATGCTGATATCTTGAGTAGGCAATTGACTTCTAATTTGAGTCAATTTACCGGCTCCGAAGTAATCACTGCGATTCGGACTTGTGTAAGAGAGGTCCTGATCAATGCGATTGAACATGGAAATCTAGGAATCAGCTTCGATGAGAAGACAGAGTCCATGAAGACCGGCAATTATATGGAGTTCATTCAGAAAAGACAGAGAGAAGCTTTTTACGGAGCTCGCAGTATGACTGTGGCGTATTCTTTGAACGCAAAGAGGATCGGTTTTGAGATAGAGGACCAGGGAGACGGTTTCGATTTTAAGAAGGTACTGAACCTGGACGGAGACAAGCTGAACGAGGAAAGTTATACTCACGGTCGTGGGATTATGATGACCCGCAAAGTCTTTGATGTTGTGAAATTCAATGATAAGGGAAATAAGGTACTTCTGATTAAATACTTACAGAAGCCTCTGAAATACAAGAGAGAGCCAAATTTCTTAGATATAGATTGA
- a CDS encoding START domain-containing protein, with the protein MKRGVCVLLALLLLPAKMFAWDLEKDKNGITVHTRSVEGSELKEFRGKTKLKTNLNTIVALMEDNPNYTTWLKDCKKSEAVRVLNSKEKYIYILNGVPWPLDDRDFVIHSTLIQDKNTGAVTYQMKPVANIVPDKKGLVRGTIKGYWKFVPVSDGVEVTYQVHSEPGGSIPTSIANIVVVDIPYETLKKMKEKVEDPKYKNAPKHPDLIDAPASK; encoded by the coding sequence ATGAAAAGAGGAGTGTGCGTATTGTTGGCGCTTCTTCTTCTCCCAGCTAAGATGTTTGCATGGGATCTGGAGAAGGACAAAAACGGCATCACGGTTCATACTAGATCGGTCGAGGGCTCGGAGCTAAAGGAGTTTCGAGGTAAGACGAAACTGAAAACGAATCTGAACACCATAGTCGCTTTGATGGAAGATAATCCAAATTACACTACTTGGTTGAAAGATTGCAAAAAATCGGAAGCGGTTCGGGTCTTAAATTCCAAAGAGAAATACATTTATATCTTAAACGGCGTTCCTTGGCCTTTGGATGATCGTGATTTTGTAATACATTCCACTCTAATACAAGACAAGAATACCGGTGCAGTTACTTATCAGATGAAGCCTGTGGCGAATATAGTACCGGATAAGAAAGGATTGGTTCGAGGAACGATCAAAGGATATTGGAAATTTGTTCCCGTAAGCGATGGAGTAGAAGTCACCTATCAGGTTCACAGTGAACCGGGTGGTAGCATTCCTACGTCGATAGCGAATATTGTAGTGGTGGATATTCCTTATGAAACATTAAAGAAAATGAAAGAGAAGGTCGAGGATCCAAAATATAAAAATGCACCCAAGCATCCTGACCTGATCGATGCGCCAGCCTCAAAGTAA
- a CDS encoding LIC_11366 family protein — MKELPQSKVQENSDRWEFGARFGFGFRGPNRFDQNLDGFTSNLDPRIPSQTKVHNTRGMTQGEFIARTRFGEGFKVGFIAGTRTFDNFGITNITSEPFYTKLNFQMDSVYFLGMVWQEGRLNRYFRWETGLGLGYARAAWLTSGYATDGKSYYQQNGDMRGNGLEFRLEGALNTQVNENVTLSFGAFLSWINITSFDGSFNGSTSSFYVRQDGRVTPLTDSNNQSNILLTNQYSRKLDMQSAYGGLFFGVNYKL; from the coding sequence TTGAAGGAACTCCCACAAAGCAAAGTCCAAGAGAATTCTGATAGATGGGAATTCGGAGCGAGATTCGGTTTCGGTTTTCGAGGCCCCAATCGATTCGATCAGAACTTGGATGGATTTACTTCCAATCTAGATCCGAGGATCCCGAGCCAAACAAAGGTCCACAATACTCGAGGTATGACCCAAGGCGAATTCATCGCTAGAACCAGATTCGGAGAAGGATTCAAAGTAGGATTCATCGCGGGCACAAGGACATTCGATAATTTTGGCATCACGAATATCACCTCGGAACCATTCTATACGAAACTGAATTTCCAGATGGATAGTGTTTATTTTTTAGGAATGGTTTGGCAGGAAGGAAGATTAAATCGATACTTCCGGTGGGAAACAGGACTCGGACTAGGTTACGCAAGAGCGGCCTGGTTGACGAGTGGGTATGCTACCGACGGCAAAAGCTATTACCAGCAAAACGGAGACATGAGAGGGAACGGATTGGAATTCCGTTTAGAAGGAGCCCTCAATACTCAAGTCAATGAGAATGTGACCTTAAGCTTCGGAGCATTTTTATCCTGGATCAATATTACTTCCTTCGATGGGTCATTTAACGGATCCACTTCTAGTTTTTATGTGAGACAAGACGGAAGAGTCACTCCACTCACCGATTCGAATAACCAGAGCAATATTCTTCTTACAAACCAATACTCTCGAAAATTAGATATGCAGTCCGCCTATGGCGGACTGTTTTTCGGAGTAAATTATAAATTATAA